The genomic stretch TAAGGTGTGTTAATAAGGTGTGTGCTATTTTACTTTTTCACCCAAGTTCAGATAATTAAAATACACTGAATTCAATGACATTCATAGGAAATACAATTcggtcagaaaaaaagaaaaagaaaaagaaattgtcTGTTTGCGTGTGAATGTGCAGAGTAGATCAGTGGCCAATATTGTTATCATCGCCAGTGCGTGCTTAGCtctatacatttacattttggcatttaGAAGATGCCCTTATCCACAGTAACTTACTTGCATGTAAATCATAGGGCCCACTGCCACTGGGGTTGGATGACCCCTCAACAATTAGCCCTATATTGAGGgaatcccccccacacacaattcacaattACAGTGAAATGTGTACTTAGCATCCTTTAGATATCCAGtgatcaccccttttcttgacataaGCTCAAACCCAGTGAAAGTGGAATATGTTTCTCACTGAAACAATTTTCTGTATTTGAGTGGATATGGGTTATTGTAGCGGTGCCTGGTGCACTTAGAAATACAATGTAGCACCGCCAAAACACCCCCtttgatgacaatatctccaaaaatgataattctacttttgtttttaataagcTATATCTAGGCTGTTTTCCAAAATGGTTGAGACTTTTATATTAGGTAAaaagtgtaaaatgtaaaatactgagCAATTCTCTCAGCTCCCCAAATGCACGCTTTGATAACTGTGAGTGATGATATGCACTTTTCCACTACTTGCTGATATTAATAATTCAGTTCAATACTATATCAATAAAGGCGTTTAGTTAAGAAACATTTACAGCAAAATTCTTGCAtgtggttgaaacaaaaaccagcatacacaggagAATTCCAGGgccgagtttgagaaccactgctatAGACTTTTTGGGAATACACTGCAGATGTGGCTTGTGTGTCCCATACATTTCTTGCTGATAAAAAGGTTGGTGATGTCTTGTGTGGCCATACTGTAGTGTGGCCATTTAAGGGACCCATCTCTGCTTTTGTCTCAACTATTCaactattatatattttatttcaattttatttgatgTGAGTTTTCATTGTTCATATCAAAGTGCACCAGATTGATGCATTTAATTGTTAAATAAGGATGCCCCCAGACCCACCCCCCTGCAATGTTCTGGGCTAAACCCCCAACAACCTCAATGACCTAGCAATGTCAGTACAAGGCTGCTAGTGATTGTAAGACAGTTTTATGGCTGCAGATTTCAGGGATGTCAATGCAGGGAGCCTACACCCCAATAGAGCTTTACATCTAGCAATGCCCCTGCCATTCCTCAAAATAAATGAGATGGATGAATTCCATTTGCTAAAATTCCCTGGTTGCTTCATACTGCTGCACAAGTAGCTACACACCAGGCATCTACATCTATCAGGCGTCATTACAGATATTTTCCTGCTTTGTCATCCCCATCAACCTCATTGTGAAACTCATCAGCAACATACAGTGCACTGTATTTGTCAGAAAAAGCACTTACATTCTCCCTTCATGAATTTTTGGATGTAGCTTTCCCAGGTTCCTGGTTCAGGCTGGGTCAAATTCATCCTGTCAAAGTGGTAGTAGCTAACCATGTTATCCTTGGCATTGCGGGCCACATAGATCACCTGGGCAATATAAttgtgggtgtgggggtcagGGGCAGGAAAGGAAATTCAAGCTTGTGTGACATACACAAAACAGTACACCTATTGTGCCATGATAATTAGTTTTGGCCTCaccttgcatttattttccCAGAATCCCTCAGGTACAAGTGGGAAAGGCAAATGTGTCTTGATCATCCTTGGTGGACTCATCTTGTGAAGGAGATCtagtcctgagagagagggcagatttAAGCGGAGGGTTTTGACAGTGTTGCATCAGGAATAGTGGAAGAGGAGCAGGTGCTGTGACTTCAGTACCTCAGGAGAGTCTAGTACCTGGAAGATCTGTAGAACCATCGACAATGTCGGCCCTGCTTACAGGCAGGCTAGCAGCTGGGACTCATTCCCTGGACTTTCTCCCTTGGACCTTATAGACTGCTTGATCATTGTTTATGTTCTTACATGAGTACATGAGTCTTTCTTTTTGTTGAGCTTAGGGACTGAATAAAAGGTTGTAAGCCAGTTTGAGTTGTACATCTGCAACATGTGATGCAGTGACCACCCCACTGTGTCACAAAAAGTTACAGGATTCTGCAGGATGGTCACACAGTATAACAAGGAGATAAATACCAGAAGGGATCGGAGGGGGGTTGACTATCTCAAGGAATGGGCTTCTCATGACTATGGGGCCTCTCTTGCACGCCTCAGTATCTCCATTGTGAAGCAACAGGTCTACTATCTCCTGAGTCCAGGTAGTTCCTATGTGAAACAAAAATAGCCataatgacagaaaataaagGTATATAAACAGCATGTtaacaaaataattcaaaatgccTATAAATCATAGAATTTATTCCAGGTCAGTACCGTTTACATACAGGTAGGTCAGTCATTGAGCTACATGTTCAAAATTACTATGCAGGACAAGGATGAAACAATCACAGAGAAGCAACCCACTTGTAAATATAGCATTCATCCTGAAAGATTTAATTATTGCAAGTGATACAGCATATGGAGTGCCTTCAAAATAAGGGAACTAGCCAATTTGTGGTCAGAATATGTATAATGAACATAATCCATGAACAAAACAATGCTAGTCTTCATCACCACTTAAAACTGTTTGTTACAGTACAGCATGTTTCATGAAATGGCATTGCTTCCGTTTGCATTATCATTTTCACATGGTCACGCAAAAAACAAAATTCGAATTGATAATGCAAACCCTTGTATAATGACATTATGGTTTTGTCATAGATGTTGAGAAACTGAAtatgaaatgacattttaatattgTCAGATAAAGTGCGTACATTAGCTTTAAAATTCTAAGTgggctttttcattttcattcatgctTCCATATATCATACTATTCcataatatcatataatattCCATACACAAATATTCTACAGTGGGCTACACattcattacagtacattcagcctaacaacattcatttaaaagTGTTAGTAGTCAGAAATAGTTCTACACCCTTCCCTTTTTTTGTGCATCGGTGCCCTCATCCTGAAGCTCACCTGCTTTGGGATAAGTAGCAATGAGGATGTCAGTAGGGTCAGGGCAGAAAGCCCAGATAGGCTCAAAGTTTTGGGCAATGGGCTCCATCAGTGGGACTCCTCTCACGTTCTTCAAAGGAAAGCGAATTAGTGATTGTCCTGCTTCCTCAATAGCCTGGCTGTATGTCAGtgttttttccatttctgttcTTGAAGACACTGAAAAGAGACAAGAGAAAGTATTCTTCAGAAGGGTTCCTTACTCTTCTTGATTATAATTACTTGGTTAGTTCACCTCTCCACTTTTGCTACTTTCCTCAACTTTacatgaaaaagtttgtttcctTCTCTATCTGTACTGGTGGATCTTTGTGCATACCCCGTACGCTTTCCCGTGCCTGTTCAGTTACTATATTAACTTTGAACTTTGCCTGCAAGCTCTTATGCAACTTCCAGGCTGCATtcctcaatttaaaaaaaaaaaaaatcttagtACTGAATCTAGGATTCCAAGAACTGCCAAGGGAGCGTCTACATTATCCCCTaccagacagaaagagaaaggccaCAGTGCATGTCACTATTATTATCAGCATGTCAGGAACCCAGGCAGGGGGAACCAATCACAGACTCAGAGGTGACAAAAAGCACAGGGAAGACCCAAAATGgagtcaaacacagacagaaaaacaaaaaacaaaagacccCAACAATCAGGGagcagaaaaacagacaaaatcaATTAAGCAAAAGACAAGaaaccaaaaacacagaaagtgAAAACCAGACAGGAAAACAacccaaacagaaaaacaggatgGCAAAAAGAAAGAATCATGAAAAAGAATACAAGAGAAGACTCACAAAACTTCAGaagacaaactagcaatgagaagctgaaaaggacaggtgtaaatacaaaactgataaacagacaacgagaaacaggtgagaggcAAGATaggaagacaggaaggaaatcgATATAAGTAGTGGGAGGCTGAGACACAAACTGAAGAACAGGTGAGATGACTGAGTGGGAATGAATGGGAAGACAGACTATGGTGGCCACAGagggaaaaaaggaacaaaaacgCTAagaacagatacagaaaaacacagaacctgacaccgCACTGATTTGTTCAGTGTGAATACAAAGACGATTCAACAACAAGAGGCTTTTGGTCTGCTCTGTCATTACACAGGGTAGTCTGTGTTCCTAGGGTGCTGGCTCCCTTCCCAACTTTGGACAGGAAAGGGTTGCATTTTATATGTGTTATGTACGGtccagggaacccagacgcagaccacaggataatccaaaagagtagttttaatgtccagtagtcacaagccaagagatccaaaacacagccaaaaacgaaaagcaaaagaatggtcgaaaaaacaagcgagaggtcaaaatccagaaaatcacagggcgaaggtacagcagggcaaaagcaaagtcgaagtcaaggcaaggcaaaggggtgtctttcaagaatctctataacaaggcttacaaacaatcggcacttatcaagatcaacgttctgacaacgaagcatactgagactgaggtttaaatacaagagggaaggtgacaatctaggcagggcagaggaaaagctaaacaaatggacaacaggtggggaaacacaatagggtaataacataataacgggagggagacgaaaacgcggactggatgcacgaaacaaaacatgcaaaacatacggctccggattagggagtagacatttgcatagttagaagatgtagtgatagttagagacaggtgcgaacacttcgctgaaactaaacgagtaatcagggatagcatagggaggcggagttatagaacagtgcagaaatactaagagatagcgttagtgagttagtttcgtgaatatttctaaactacccaataaaagtgattgttagttagttagttagttagacagacagtaagtgtattaatcggattagtactgtacaaaacctagattagtagtagttagtaagaatcgtgctttacaacatttaactatcaagaaaaagcaggaagtaagaatcgcgagtttagaaaaaatgttgaaccccgaaaactaccgtaaccacccgaatagtgggacatgcagacaggggagtgactagactgataaacattcagacgtagacataacaggggaggacaatagagaactgtaatgggaaaacataaaccaggtactatgagaaatgaatcataaacaagaataaacatgaaaacatacagaacaaatacagaaacattacaatatGGGTCTTAAGTGACTCCAAGTAACTCCTATCCTGATGGCAGGGAGTTTCTTTCTTAAAGGGGAATGTTGAAAACTGTTGGAATTTGGTTCAAGAAAGAATGTTATGAGTATACTACACCTGCATTATTAAATCCAGTATCTTATCCAGAAGTAGATCAAATATTTGATAATATTTGATATAGGACTTtgtcatatttttgtgtttgttttttat from Conger conger chromosome 2, fConCon1.1, whole genome shotgun sequence encodes the following:
- the sult1st6 gene encoding sulfotransferase 1C2 → MEKTLTYSQAIEEAGQSLIRFPLKNVRGVPLMEPIAQNFEPIWAFCPDPTDILIATYPKAGTTWTQEIVDLLLHNGDTEACKRGPIVMRSPFLEIVNPPPIPSGLDLLHKMSPPRMIKTHLPFPLVPEGFWENKCKVIYVARNAKDNMVSYYHFDRMNLTQPEPGTWESYIQKFMKGELAWGSWYDHVKGYWEEREKRNILYLFYEDMKENLQREVERIKQYLDLSVTDDVIARIVAHTSFEVMKENPMANYSFIPKNVFDDSISAFMRKGEVGDWVNHFSESQLEIFNEDYQQQMKMVKIPFRENL